In the Advenella kashmirensis WT001 genome, one interval contains:
- a CDS encoding aromatic ring-hydroxylating dioxygenase subunit alpha — protein sequence MFQSQTVIGQTLGTKNIAAEQCIWPEDKLHTIPDWVYTSQSIYDREMERIFHGNTWNFVALEAEIPKSGDFKRSYVGATPVVVSRAEDGSINVFENRCAHRGAEFCRKNQGNTNEFVCPYHQWSYSLKGDLQGIPFKRGVNKEGGMPRDFKNADHGLKKLNVTSYHGVIFASYSDQVEPIEEYLTPEILEDFNVIFPGKPLRVVGYYRNELPCNWKMYHENLKDPYHATLLHSFLVVFGLLVAGNKSQMFVDTVHGRHGYMASAKSEDKYASVSEENKKEMRSYVDTMRLKDERFLNYVKEFDSPWSVTMQTIWPNLIVQREMNTLGVRQIIPNGPNSLIMQWTMFGYEDDSEETIRHRLRQGNLMGPAGFLGLEDNEAMKFVQEGVRRSTTDTSIIKLDANKVGTSDTLISESAIRSMYEYYRKVMDI from the coding sequence ATGTTTCAGTCGCAAACGGTCATTGGCCAAACACTGGGCACCAAGAATATTGCTGCCGAGCAGTGCATCTGGCCCGAAGACAAACTGCATACTATCCCCGATTGGGTCTACACCAGCCAGTCCATTTATGACCGCGAAATGGAACGCATTTTCCACGGCAACACCTGGAATTTCGTTGCCCTGGAAGCTGAAATTCCCAAGTCAGGAGACTTCAAGCGCTCCTATGTTGGCGCAACGCCTGTGGTGGTATCGCGCGCAGAGGATGGCTCCATCAACGTCTTCGAGAATCGCTGCGCCCACCGGGGTGCCGAATTTTGCCGAAAAAACCAGGGCAATACCAACGAATTCGTATGTCCTTACCACCAGTGGTCTTATAGCCTGAAAGGCGACTTGCAGGGCATTCCGTTCAAACGAGGCGTAAACAAAGAAGGCGGCATGCCGCGTGACTTCAAAAATGCAGACCATGGGTTGAAAAAACTGAATGTGACTTCGTATCATGGTGTGATTTTTGCCTCGTATTCAGACCAGGTTGAACCGATAGAGGAATACCTGACACCGGAGATTCTTGAAGATTTCAATGTTATTTTTCCGGGTAAACCACTGCGGGTCGTGGGCTACTATCGCAATGAGCTTCCATGCAACTGGAAAATGTATCACGAGAATCTGAAGGACCCCTATCACGCGACGCTGCTGCACTCATTCCTGGTGGTATTCGGGCTGCTGGTGGCCGGCAATAAATCACAAATGTTTGTCGACACCGTCCACGGCCGCCACGGCTACATGGCCTCGGCCAAGTCCGAAGACAAATATGCCAGCGTCAGCGAAGAAAACAAAAAGGAAATGCGCTCCTACGTTGACACGATGCGACTCAAAGATGAACGCTTCCTCAATTATGTCAAGGAATTTGATTCTCCGTGGTCGGTTACCATGCAGACAATCTGGCCTAACCTGATCGTACAGCGCGAGATGAATACCCTGGGCGTGCGCCAGATTATCCCTAATGGACCCAACAGCCTGATCATGCAATGGACCATGTTTGGCTACGAAGACGACTCCGAGGAAACCATACGCCATCGGCTGCGCCAGGGGAACCTGATGGGTCCAGCCGGTTTTCTGGGACTGGAAGATAACGAAGCGATGAAATTCGTTCAGGAGGGGGTACGCCGTTCTACCACCGATACCAGCATTATCAAGCTGGATGCAAATAAGGTTGGCACCTCTGACACGTTGATCTCGGAATCTGCCATACGCTCCATGTATGAGTACTACCGCAAAGTAATGGATATCTAA
- a CDS encoding NAD(P)/FAD-dependent oxidoreductase — MPELNTNQTILIVGNGQAAAMAVQQLRSLTFTGCIKVVGQEPYPAYERPPLSKAMLADPGADISSICIHAQDFYDTAKIELILGKSVTRIDPEQNLALLEDGQQISYDYCLLATGGQARQLPAYPYGSPCVHYIRTADDALRLRQALRADARVVILGGGFLGMELASTARALGATVDVIEAAPALLTRNAPLLFSHWLQERARHAGITLHLGTKIAASQQCPQDSTLKLTLDNGHLLNADHLIVAIGMNPNSEIAIRSGVKVCPQTLGIEVDNHGRTNISNVFAAGDCTTQVDRQTGERVRMESWQNANEQARIAADAILGNTPKAAAFPWFWTDQLSCNIQMLGASVADLQFLVRGEIDAHAATPEFLLLGLKDNIPHYALAVNAAGQLRAIRNLLEKKLPIDPAAFSNTDIPIKQFVKKATAAAVM; from the coding sequence ATGCCTGAACTGAATACTAACCAGACCATCTTGATTGTCGGAAACGGACAGGCCGCTGCCATGGCAGTGCAGCAATTGCGCAGCCTGACATTTACCGGCTGCATAAAAGTGGTCGGCCAGGAGCCTTATCCGGCTTACGAACGCCCACCGTTATCCAAGGCCATGCTTGCCGATCCTGGCGCCGATATTTCGAGCATCTGTATTCATGCCCAGGATTTCTACGACACGGCAAAGATTGAACTCATCCTGGGAAAGTCGGTAACCCGGATCGATCCTGAGCAAAACCTTGCCCTGCTTGAGGACGGCCAGCAGATTTCCTACGATTATTGTCTTCTTGCCACCGGCGGCCAGGCCCGGCAACTGCCGGCCTACCCCTATGGCAGCCCTTGCGTGCACTATATTCGCACGGCCGATGATGCGCTGCGGCTTCGACAGGCCTTGCGCGCCGACGCGCGCGTGGTCATTCTGGGCGGCGGTTTTCTCGGCATGGAGCTTGCCTCTACTGCGCGCGCCCTGGGCGCGACTGTCGATGTGATAGAGGCTGCTCCAGCGCTTTTGACACGCAATGCGCCTTTGCTTTTTTCGCATTGGCTACAGGAACGTGCCCGCCACGCCGGTATCACCCTGCACCTGGGTACAAAGATTGCTGCCAGCCAGCAGTGCCCGCAAGACAGCACGCTGAAATTGACACTCGACAATGGTCACCTATTGAACGCAGATCATCTGATCGTTGCCATTGGCATGAATCCGAATTCGGAGATCGCAATCCGCTCAGGCGTGAAGGTTTGCCCTCAAACCCTGGGCATTGAAGTTGATAACCATGGCCGCACCAATATCTCGAACGTGTTTGCGGCAGGCGACTGTACGACCCAGGTTGATCGGCAAACCGGCGAACGCGTACGCATGGAGTCCTGGCAGAACGCCAACGAACAGGCTCGTATCGCTGCAGATGCCATATTGGGTAACACGCCAAAGGCCGCCGCCTTTCCCTGGTTCTGGACGGATCAACTGTCCTGCAATATCCAGATGCTGGGCGCTTCTGTGGCCGATCTGCAGTTTCTGGTACGAGGCGAGATCGACGCGCATGCCGCCACGCCGGAATTTTTGCTGCTTGGCCTCAAGGACAACATCCCTCATTATGCGCTGGCTGTAAACGCCGCAGGTCAATTACGCGCTATCCGCAATCTTCTGGAAAAGAAACTGCCTATTGACCCCGCTGCCTTCAGCAACACCGACATCCCTATCAAGCAATTCGTTAAAAAGGCGACCGCCGCAGCCGTCATGTAA
- a CDS encoding non-heme iron oxygenase ferredoxin subunit: MAWIKIDKADELDNEESLGFEIEGHKLALHKLDDQFYVSDNICTHQYALLSEGFLEDGCIECPLHQAQFCLKTGKAMSAPATVGIKVYEVRQEDDQVLVCFP, encoded by the coding sequence ATGGCCTGGATAAAAATTGACAAGGCAGATGAGCTGGATAATGAAGAATCTCTCGGTTTTGAAATAGAAGGCCATAAGCTTGCCCTGCATAAGCTGGATGACCAGTTCTATGTCAGCGACAACATTTGTACACATCAGTACGCCCTGCTGTCGGAGGGCTTTCTGGAAGACGGCTGTATTGAGTGCCCGCTGCACCAGGCGCAATTCTGTTTGAAAACCGGCAAGGCAATGAGTGCGCCTGCCACAGTCGGCATCAAAGTATATGAGGTCAGGCAGGAAGATGACCAAGTACTGGTTTGTTTTCCCTGA